One part of the Cyanobacterium stanieri LEGE 03274 genome encodes these proteins:
- the psaB gene encoding photosystem I core protein PsaB has product MATKFPKFSQDLAQDPTTRRIWYGIATAHDFETHDGMTEENLYQKIFASHFGHLAIIFLWTSGTVFHVAWQGNFEQWIKDPLNVRPIAHAIWDPHFGQGAIDAFSQAGSSSPVNVAYSGVYHWFYTIGMTTNQDLYSGAVGLLILSAVFLFAGWLHLQPKFRPSLSWFKNAESRLNHHLAGLFGVSSLAWTGHLVHVAIPESRGIHVGWDNFLSVKPHPAGLAPFFTGNWGVYAQNPDTANHAFGTADGAGTAILTFLGGFHPQTESLWLTDIAHHHLAIAVIFIIAGHMYRTNWGIGHSIKDILAAHNPPSGRLGAGHRGLYDTVNNSLHFQLGLALASLGVVTSLVAQHMYSLPSYAFIAKDYTTQAALYTHHQYIAGFLMVGAFAHGAIFFVRDYDPEANKDNVLARMLEHKEAIISHLSWVSLFLGFHTLGLYVHNDVVVAFGTPEKQILIEPVFAQFVQAASGKALYGFDALLANPDSIASTSSAVWLPGWLDAINSGTNSLFLSIGPGDFLVHHAIALGLHTTTLILVKGALDARGSKLMPDKKDFGYSFPCDGPGRGGTCDISAWDAFYLAMFWMLNTLGWLTFYWHWKHLGVWTGNVAQFNENSTYLMGWFRDYLWANSAQLINGYNPYGVNNLSVWAWMFLFGHLVWATGFMFLISWRGYWQELIETIVWAHERTPLANLVRWKDKPVALSIVQARLVGLAHFTIGYILTYAAFLIASTAGKFG; this is encoded by the coding sequence ATGGCAACTAAATTTCCCAAATTTAGCCAAGATTTAGCCCAAGATCCAACTACAAGGCGGATATGGTACGGAATAGCTACCGCTCATGACTTTGAAACCCATGACGGTATGACCGAAGAGAACCTCTATCAAAAGATTTTTGCTTCTCACTTCGGTCATTTGGCGATTATCTTCCTCTGGACTTCCGGTACCGTATTCCATGTAGCATGGCAAGGCAATTTTGAGCAGTGGATCAAAGATCCTTTAAACGTACGTCCCATCGCCCATGCGATTTGGGATCCTCATTTCGGTCAAGGTGCGATCGATGCTTTCTCTCAAGCTGGTTCATCTAGTCCCGTAAACGTCGCTTACTCTGGTGTTTACCACTGGTTTTATACCATCGGTATGACCACAAATCAAGACTTATACAGTGGTGCAGTAGGTCTTTTAATCCTCTCTGCTGTGTTCTTGTTTGCTGGTTGGTTACACTTACAACCTAAGTTCCGTCCTAGCCTTTCTTGGTTCAAGAATGCTGAGTCTCGCCTAAACCACCATTTAGCCGGTTTATTCGGTGTGAGTTCTTTAGCATGGACTGGTCACTTAGTTCACGTAGCCATTCCTGAGTCCCGTGGTATCCATGTAGGTTGGGATAACTTCTTGAGTGTAAAACCTCACCCTGCTGGGTTAGCTCCTTTCTTTACTGGTAATTGGGGTGTTTATGCTCAAAACCCTGACACTGCTAACCATGCCTTCGGAACTGCTGATGGTGCAGGAACTGCAATCCTTACTTTCTTAGGTGGTTTCCATCCTCAAACCGAGTCTTTATGGTTGACTGACATTGCACACCATCACTTGGCGATCGCAGTTATCTTCATTATTGCTGGTCATATGTACCGCACTAACTGGGGAATCGGTCACAGCATCAAAGACATCTTAGCTGCTCACAATCCTCCTTCTGGAAGATTAGGCGCAGGACATAGAGGTTTATATGACACCGTTAACAACTCTTTACACTTCCAGTTAGGTTTAGCCCTAGCTTCCTTAGGGGTTGTAACTTCCTTGGTGGCTCAACATATGTACTCTCTACCTTCCTACGCTTTCATTGCTAAGGACTACACCACCCAAGCGGCCCTTTACACCCACCACCAGTATATCGCTGGATTCTTAATGGTTGGTGCTTTTGCCCACGGTGCAATCTTCTTTGTACGTGACTACGATCCCGAAGCTAACAAAGATAACGTTTTAGCCCGTATGCTAGAACACAAAGAGGCGATCATTTCCCACCTCAGCTGGGTATCCCTCTTCTTAGGTTTCCACACCCTCGGACTTTATGTTCATAACGATGTAGTGGTTGCTTTCGGTACTCCCGAAAAACAAATCCTCATCGAACCTGTATTCGCTCAGTTTGTTCAAGCGGCTTCTGGTAAAGCTCTTTATGGCTTTGACGCCTTACTTGCTAACCCTGACAGTATCGCTTCTACTTCTAGCGCAGTATGGTTACCTGGTTGGTTAGATGCTATCAATAGTGGTACTAACTCCTTATTCCTCAGCATCGGTCCTGGTGACTTCTTAGTACACCATGCGATCGCCCTTGGTTTACATACCACCACCTTAATTTTGGTCAAAGGTGCTTTAGATGCTCGTGGTTCTAAACTAATGCCCGACAAAAAAGACTTTGGTTACTCCTTCCCTTGTGATGGTCCTGGCCGTGGCGGTACTTGTGACATCTCCGCATGGGATGCCTTCTACCTCGCTATGTTCTGGATGTTAAACACCCTCGGTTGGTTAACCTTCTACTGGCATTGGAAACACCTTGGTGTATGGACTGGCAATGTTGCCCAGTTCAACGAAAACTCTACCTACCTCATGGGTTGGTTCAGAGATTACCTATGGGCGAACTCCGCTCAGTTAATCAACGGTTATAACCCCTATGGTGTTAATAACCTCTCCGTCTGGGCTTGGATGTTCTTATTTGGACACCTCGTTTGGGCCACTGGTTTCATGTTCTTAATCTCTTGGCGTGGATATTGGCAAGAGTTGATCGAAACTATCGTATGGGCGCACGAGCGCACTCCTCTAGCTAACTTAGTTCGCTGGAAAGACAAGCCCGTTGCATTGTCCATCGTACAAGCTCGTTTGGTTGGTTTAGCCCACTTTACTATCGGTTACATCCTTACCTACGCAGCCTTCTTGATTGCTTCTACAGCTGGTAAGTTCGGTTAA
- a CDS encoding DNA cytosine methyltransferase → MTLDSQLSIINSPLRKRPIAIDLFAGCGGMSLGLEASGFDIVAAVEIDPIHALIHHLNFPYTKTICQDITQLDTGILKDILRKRELDLVAGGPPCQGFSLMGKRQLDDPRNSLVFEYLRVIRDLQPKYFIFENVPGMLTGTHQQFLKQLIEEFNNIGYTVPQPKIMDASDFGAPQKRKRLILLGSRGDMIPLNYPMETGEFNDVQSAIGDLNLIPAFIGTNQGIKAETLDYSGFRNNFALKPQGIYSLCHRRERNNLIYNHVGSNHTEKSKQRFQSLSPGKKDQISRFLKLSPNGLCNTLRAGTSSDKGSYTAPRPIHYQQARCITVREGARLHTFPDWFLFHETIWHGFREIGNAVIPIFAKTLGDEITKNLAVDVSPLETRKIKTLSIDLITYNMSQAIEYWFRSENF, encoded by the coding sequence ATGACTCTTGATTCTCAATTATCAATTATCAATTCTCCACTAAGAAAAAGACCCATTGCCATTGATTTATTTGCAGGGTGTGGGGGAATGTCCTTGGGTTTAGAAGCATCAGGGTTTGACATTGTCGCTGCGGTGGAAATTGATCCTATTCATGCTTTAATTCATCATCTGAATTTTCCCTATACTAAAACCATTTGCCAAGATATTACTCAATTAGATACAGGGATTTTAAAAGATATACTCCGAAAAAGAGAACTTGATTTGGTGGCAGGGGGGCCTCCTTGTCAGGGTTTTTCGTTGATGGGAAAACGTCAACTAGATGATCCTCGTAACTCCCTTGTATTCGAGTATTTGAGAGTGATTAGGGATTTACAACCAAAATATTTTATATTTGAAAATGTGCCTGGAATGTTGACAGGAACACATCAGCAATTTTTAAAGCAGTTAATCGAAGAGTTTAATAATATTGGTTATACTGTACCTCAACCCAAGATTATGGATGCCAGTGATTTTGGAGCACCTCAGAAACGAAAACGCCTAATTTTGTTAGGAAGTCGTGGGGATATGATTCCCCTTAATTATCCGATGGAAACAGGGGAATTTAATGATGTACAAAGTGCGATCGGTGATTTAAATTTAATCCCTGCTTTTATCGGTACTAATCAAGGCATTAAAGCCGAAACATTAGACTATTCGGGATTTAGAAATAATTTTGCTTTAAAACCTCAAGGTATTTATTCCCTGTGTCACCGAAGAGAAAGGAATAACTTAATATATAACCATGTAGGTTCAAACCATACAGAAAAATCAAAACAGCGCTTTCAATCACTATCACCTGGAAAAAAAGATCAAATTAGTCGTTTTCTCAAACTCTCCCCCAACGGATTATGTAATACCCTAAGGGCAGGTACCAGTAGCGATAAAGGCTCTTACACAGCCCCACGTCCCATCCACTATCAACAAGCTCGATGTATTACTGTTAGAGAAGGAGCTAGATTACATACTTTTCCTGATTGGTTTTTATTTCATGAAACAATTTGGCATGGGTTTCGGGAAATTGGTAACGCTGTAATTCCTATTTTTGCTAAAACATTAGGAGATGAAATTACTAAAAATTTAGCAGTGGATGTTAGTCCGTTAGAAACACGAAAAATAAAGACCTTATCCATTGATTTAATTACATATAATATGAGCCAAGCCATTGAATATTGGTTTCGATCTGAAAATTTTTAG
- a CDS encoding (2Fe-2S)-binding protein, translating into MYVCICNAVTEKDIHKAVKQGVSSIEQLSEQTSVSLRCGSCQSRACKVLETALSNSCVN; encoded by the coding sequence ATGTACGTTTGTATTTGTAACGCTGTAACAGAAAAGGATATACACAAGGCAGTTAAACAGGGCGTATCTTCCATAGAGCAGTTGTCTGAGCAAACTTCTGTTTCTCTTCGTTGTGGTAGTTGTCAATCTCGTGCCTGTAAGGTTTTAGAAACCGCGCTATCTAACTCTTGTGTTAATTAA